One segment of Terriglobales bacterium DNA contains the following:
- a CDS encoding substrate-binding domain-containing protein, with protein sequence MKKLRFLVSLLTTENHYQKLQESFARDTAQRLGIDVEILYANNDAISLSEQLLNAIHLPAKDSRPDGIVCYPVGTTLLQVARQAAAAGIGWAVLNRECEYTAELRKSYNSPIFSVGTDNAEIGRLQGRQMGAMLPQGGLVLYLLGPSVSSIAQLRLSEMQSTKPANVQVRTLIGNWSEQSGYNAVSRWLQLSTSHKTPVNLVAAQNDDMAIGARKAFEAETRGAERERWAGLPYIGCDYCPGAGQEWVRKGLLAASVVNPPTSGIALELMVKAIESKSQPAERTLAAPASYPPIEKLAATPARKA encoded by the coding sequence ATGAAAAAACTCAGATTTCTGGTTTCGCTTTTGACGACGGAAAATCATTATCAGAAGCTGCAGGAATCCTTTGCCCGGGATACCGCCCAGCGGCTTGGGATTGACGTAGAAATCCTGTACGCAAACAATGATGCGATTTCGCTCAGCGAACAACTGCTGAACGCCATTCACTTGCCTGCCAAGGATTCCCGTCCGGACGGAATCGTTTGTTACCCGGTGGGGACAACCCTGCTGCAAGTGGCGCGGCAGGCCGCTGCCGCCGGCATTGGATGGGCGGTGCTGAATCGTGAATGCGAATACACAGCGGAGTTGCGTAAGAGCTATAACTCCCCAATTTTTTCCGTCGGTACCGATAACGCGGAGATCGGGCGGCTGCAGGGACGGCAGATGGGCGCAATGCTTCCTCAGGGCGGCCTGGTTTTATACCTGCTTGGCCCCAGCGTCAGCTCCATTGCACAGTTGCGCTTAAGCGAGATGCAATCCACCAAGCCAGCCAACGTGCAAGTGAGGACACTGATCGGCAATTGGAGCGAGCAAAGCGGATATAACGCCGTGAGCCGATGGCTTCAGTTAAGCACTTCGCACAAGACCCCGGTGAATTTGGTAGCCGCACAAAATGACGACATGGCCATAGGCGCAAGAAAGGCGTTTGAAGCTGAGACGCGCGGCGCAGAGCGCGAGCGCTGGGCCGGTCTGCCCTATATTGGTTGCGATTACTGTCCGGGAGCGGGACAGGAGTGGGTGCGCAAGGGGTTGCTGGCGGCGTCGGTGGTCAATCCGCCCACTTCGGGGATTGCCCTCGAACTGATGGTCAAAGCGATTGAAAGCAAGTCGCAACCCGCCGAGCGAACTCTGGCCGCCCCAGCTTCTTATCCACCCATCGAAAAGCTGGCGGCAACACCGGCGCGAAAAGCGTAG
- a CDS encoding DUF5916 domain-containing protein — MPSQRLISRLLFVGLLVTAVTEVHAVVSDDVRSGNLHSNETPSAAVVTIPRLSGIPRLEDFLTMEPAPGVAQQMTKVENFIQHDPKDGAPAQERTEVYIGYDAKNFYAVFVCFDKEPGKIRARMTRREDIGPEHDEVQLYLDTFNDKRRSFGFMINPLGVQYDYIWTEDNGYDSSWDTVWDSSGKVTSEGYVAMMSIPFRSLRFPNVEEQTWGILFQRVVPHDNDNSFFPHVSSSIQGRLNQEAQLKGLTGINPGRNFQLNPYGVTGAFRALDQRDPNHPFIAGNHLGGTAGLDGKLIIHDSLVLDFTVNPDFRQLESDQPQNTVNQRFEVFFPEKRPFFQEGASFFSTPVNLYFTRRIEAPFAGLKLTGKLGPYGIGVLAIDDRGPGRSVPDGDPLRRKRAYFTVGRLTRDLWKQSQVGVFYSDREMSAVPADRSLCQSNACITNSNRVGGADFTFHFGDHIQTLGQVVASTNDQADGKHLAGAWYHWYASYNGRHVFYDVRYEDVTQNFVTLTGFFQRPDNRHESQFGSYTFRPEGKILTSYGPQLYHRMEWDHHGTQLNYDYEPGFFVNLKANTSFTFWHGYSHETLRPADFSSLARNTNFVEDYTGFQLNNSYLKLVTFNGSLNWNKVVNFSPPGSLPPFRANEVNGNLTATVHPWNPLTVDNSYILERLTTRTTPEQGILTAHIIRSKWNYQYNPRLSFRTIFQYDGLLRNPLNTSLDQTKNFNTDFLVTYLVHPGTAFYVGYNSNLENLDPFAISNHTGLLRTNRSYINDGRTVFAKISYLFRF, encoded by the coding sequence GTGCCTTCCCAACGCCTCATATCGCGCCTGCTTTTTGTTGGCCTGCTGGTGACCGCCGTCACTGAGGTGCACGCCGTCGTGTCAGACGATGTTCGGTCGGGTAATCTTCACTCGAACGAGACCCCGTCTGCTGCTGTGGTTACGATCCCCAGGCTTTCTGGAATTCCCAGATTAGAAGATTTTCTCACCATGGAGCCCGCGCCCGGCGTAGCGCAGCAGATGACCAAGGTTGAGAACTTCATCCAGCACGACCCCAAGGATGGCGCGCCTGCCCAGGAGCGGACCGAAGTCTACATTGGCTACGATGCCAAAAATTTCTATGCCGTCTTCGTCTGCTTCGATAAAGAACCGGGAAAGATCCGTGCGCGCATGACCCGCCGCGAAGATATCGGTCCTGAGCACGACGAGGTTCAGCTCTATCTCGATACCTTCAACGACAAGCGCCGCTCCTTCGGCTTCATGATCAATCCCCTGGGCGTGCAATACGATTACATCTGGACTGAAGATAACGGATACGACTCTTCCTGGGACACGGTTTGGGATTCATCCGGCAAAGTCACCAGCGAAGGTTACGTTGCCATGATGTCCATTCCGTTCAGGAGCCTGCGCTTTCCCAATGTGGAAGAGCAGACCTGGGGCATCCTGTTTCAGCGGGTGGTGCCACATGATAACGACAATAGCTTTTTTCCGCATGTCTCCAGCAGCATTCAAGGCAGGCTCAATCAGGAGGCGCAACTCAAGGGGCTCACCGGCATCAACCCCGGACGCAATTTTCAGTTGAACCCTTACGGAGTCACTGGCGCGTTTCGTGCGCTCGATCAGCGCGACCCTAACCATCCCTTCATCGCCGGCAACCATCTCGGCGGGACCGCCGGTCTCGACGGCAAGCTGATTATCCACGACAGCCTGGTGCTCGATTTTACCGTCAACCCAGATTTCCGCCAGCTTGAAAGCGATCAGCCGCAAAACACCGTGAACCAGCGCTTCGAGGTCTTCTTCCCGGAAAAGCGGCCGTTCTTCCAGGAGGGCGCGAGCTTCTTTAGCACTCCGGTGAACCTTTATTTCACGCGCCGCATTGAGGCCCCATTTGCCGGGTTGAAGCTCACGGGCAAGCTTGGGCCTTACGGAATCGGCGTGCTCGCGATTGATGACCGCGGCCCCGGCCGCAGCGTTCCCGATGGCGATCCGTTGCGCCGCAAGCGCGCCTACTTCACCGTAGGCCGCCTGACGCGTGATTTGTGGAAGCAGTCTCAGGTGGGTGTGTTCTACAGCGACCGCGAGATGAGCGCGGTCCCAGCGGACCGGTCCCTGTGCCAGAGCAATGCTTGTATAACGAATTCCAATCGCGTGGGCGGCGCCGATTTCACCTTCCATTTTGGGGATCACATTCAGACCCTCGGACAGGTTGTTGCCAGCACCAACGACCAGGCCGACGGCAAACACTTGGCTGGGGCGTGGTATCACTGGTACGCCTCTTATAACGGCCGGCACGTTTTTTATGATGTCCGCTATGAAGATGTTACCCAAAACTTCGTTACACTCACTGGGTTTTTCCAGCGGCCCGATAACCGTCACGAAAGCCAATTCGGCTCTTACACTTTCCGTCCCGAGGGGAAGATCCTGACCTCCTACGGCCCGCAGCTCTACCACAGAATGGAGTGGGACCATCACGGCACGCAGCTCAACTATGACTATGAGCCTGGTTTCTTTGTGAACCTGAAGGCCAACACCAGTTTCACGTTCTGGCACGGATACAGCCATGAAACCCTGCGTCCCGCGGATTTTTCCAGTCTTGCACGCAACACCAACTTCGTGGAGGATTACACCGGCTTCCAGCTCAACAACAGCTATTTGAAGCTGGTGACCTTCAACGGGTCGCTAAATTGGAACAAGGTCGTCAACTTCAGTCCACCAGGCAGCCTGCCGCCCTTTCGTGCCAATGAGGTCAACGGCAACCTGACCGCAACCGTCCATCCCTGGAACCCATTGACGGTTGATAACAGCTACATCCTCGAGCGGCTGACCACGCGCACCACGCCCGAGCAGGGCATCCTGACCGCCCACATCATCCGCTCCAAGTGGAACTATCAGTACAACCCACGGCTCTCCTTCCGCACCATCTTCCAATATGATGGCCTGCTGCGCAACCCGCTCAACACCAGCCTGGATCAAACCAAGAACTTCAACACCGATTTCCTCGTAACCTACCTCGTGCATCCTGGGACGGCGTTCTACGTGGGTTACAACAGCAATCTGGAAAACCTGGATCCGTTCGCCATCAGCAACCATACGGGCTTGCTGCGCACCAACCGAAGCTACATCAACGACGGCCGCACCGTGTTTGCCAAGATTTCTTACCTGTTCCGGTTCTGA